A genomic region of Antennarius striatus isolate MH-2024 chromosome 16, ASM4005453v1, whole genome shotgun sequence contains the following coding sequences:
- the LOC137609155 gene encoding myosin-9-like isoform X1 → MSAADQFLYVDRNLVTNPLAQADWATKKLVWVPSERLGFEAGSVKEEHGDECLVELADSGKKVRVNKDDIQKMNPPKFSKVEDMAELTCLNEASVLHNLKERYYSGLIYTYSGLFCVVINPYKNLPIYSEEIVEMYKGKKRHEMPPHIYAITDTSYRSMMQDREDQSILCTGESGAGKTENTKKVIQYLAHVASSHKTKKDQGELEKQLLQANPILEAFGNAKTVKNDNSSRFGKFIRINFDVNGYIVGANIETYLLEKSRAIRQAKDERTFHMFYYLLTGAGEKLRSELLLENYNNYRFLSNGNVTIPGQQDKDLFMETLGAMQIMGISEEEQMGMMKVVASVLQLGNMNFKKERHTDQASMPDDTAAQKVSHLMGMNVTEFTRAILSPRIKVGRDYVQKAQTQEQAEFAVEALAKATYERMFRWLVMRINKALDKTKRQGASFIGILDIAGFEIFELNSFEQLCINYTNEKLQQLFNHTMFILEQEEYQREGIEWSFIDFGLDLQPCIDLIEKPASPPGILALLDEECWFPKATDKSFVEKVLLEQGSHPKFFKPKKLSDEADFCIIHYAGKVDYKADEWLMKNMDPLNDNVTTLLNASTDKFVSELWRDVDRIVVLDKVTGMTEMQSGMRPRKGMFRTVGQLYKEQLSKLMATLRNTNPNFVRCIIPNHEKKAGKLDPHLVLDQLRCNGVLEGIRICRQGFPNRIVFQEFRQRYEILTPNAIPKGFMDGKQACELMIRSLELDPNLFRIGQSKVFFRAGVLAHLEEERDMKITDIIISFQAWCRGYLARKAFAKRQQQLTAMKVIQRNCAAYLKLRNWQWWRLFTKVKPLLQVSRQEEEMLAKDEELNKVKEKHLYAEQQLRDMEEKQQQMNAEKMALQEQLQAETELCAEAEEMRARLAAKKQELEEILHDLEARVEEEEERASHLLSEKKKMQQNIGDLEQQLDEEEAARQKLQLEKVTLEAKMKKMEEDVMVTEDQNNKLNKEKKLLEDRISEFTTNLSEEEEKSKSLQKLKTKHEAMITDLEDRLRREEKVRQELEKNRRKLDGDFTEVQDQIAELRAQIAELRAQLAAKEEELQKALARIEEEAAQKNLAQKKIRELEAQLSELQEDLELEKQARMKAEKHRRDLGEELEALKTELEDTLDSTAAQQELRAKRETEMGQLKKTLEDEAKFHEYQVAEMRQKHCQAFDELNEQLEQAKRNKASMEKAKQAVESERNELNIEVQTLMQGKGESEHRRKKAEGQVQELQIKLAETERQRMELAEKLSKTQNELESVNVMLSDVEGKSIKATKDCSAVESQLQDVQELLQEETRQKLSQSTRLRQMEDEHNNLREQLEEEEEAKRNLEKQLVTVQTQLNDLRKKVEQEAGFLENAEEGKKKIQRDLEGTNMRLEEKCAAYEKLDKTKTRLQQELDDMIIDQDHLRQIVSNLEKKQKKFDQMLAEEKNISARYAEERDRAEADAREKETRALALTRELDTLMDMKEELDRNNKLLRAEMEDLVSSKDDVGKNVHELEKAKRSMEQQLEEMKTQLEELEDELQATEDAKLRLEVNMQAMKAQFDRDLAGRDEMGEEKKRSLIKQVREMEMELEDERKQRSAAVAARKKLELDMKELEAGIDMSNKTRDEALKQLKKLQAQMKDLIRELDDTRMSREDILAQSKEAEKKLKAMEADMLQMQEELAAADRVKRQSQQERDELQDEINNQAAKSAQVAEERRRLEARIAQLEEELEEEQCNTELTNDRLKKAMLQTDQMNVELTAERSTSQRVEGARSQLERQNKELKLKLQELEGTIKSKYKANMATLEAKIAQLEEQLDMETRERQAATKLVRRTEKKLKEVILQVDDERRNAEQHKDQVDKLNSRMKQLKRQLEEAEEEAQRANANRRKLQRELEDATECADAMNREVSTLKSKLRRGDLPFPVRRFPRTGVESDEESEPKSETSETKPE, encoded by the exons ATGTCTGCCGCAGACCAATTCCTGTATGTGGACCGTAATCTGGTCACCAATCCACTGGCACAGGCTGACTGGGCCACCAAGAAGCTGGTATGGGTGCCGTCTGAGCGCCTGGGCTTTGAGGCTGGCTCCGTGAAGGAGGAGCATGGTGATGAGTGTTTGGTGGAACTGGCAGACTCTGGAAAGAAGGTCAGGGTGAACAAGGATGACATCCAGAAGATGAACCCACCCAAATTCAGCAAGGTGGAAGACATGGCTGAGCTCACCTGCCTGAATGAGGCCTCTGTGCTGCACAACCTGAAAGAGAGATACTACTCTGGGCTCATATAT ACGTACTCTGGTCTCTTCTGCGTTGTCATAAACCCCTACAAGAACCTGCCCATCTACTCTGAAGAAATTGTTGAAATGTACAAGGGCAAGAAGAGGCATGAAATGCCACCCCACATCTACGCCATCACTGACACATCCTATAGAAGCATGATGCAGG ATCGTGAAGACCAATCCATTCTTTGCAC agGAGAGTCTGGTGCTGGTAAGACTGAGAACACCAAGAAAGTGATCCAGTATCTGGCTCATGTGGCCTCCTCTCACAAAACCAAGAAAGATCAG GGGGAGCTGGAGAAGCAACTGCTACAGGCTAACCCAATCCTGGAGGCGTTTGGAAATGCCAAGACAGTCAAAAATGACAACTCTTCTCGATTT GGAAAATTCATCAGGATCAACTTTGATGTCAACGGTTACATAGTTGGTGCCAATATTGAAACTT ACCTATTGGAGAAATCACGTGCCATTCGACAGGCCAAAGATGAAAGGACTTTTCATATGTTCTACTACCTACTCACCGGGGCTGGCGAAAAGTTGCGCA GTGAACTCCTCCTGGAAAATTACAATAACTACCGCTTCCTTTCCAATGGGAATGTTACAATTCCTGGACAACAGGACAAGGACTTGTTCATGGAGACTTTGGGGGCCATGCAAATCATGGGTATTTCAGAGGAAGAGCAGATGG GCATGATGAAGGTAGTAGCCTCTGTTCTTCAGCTCGGCAACATGAATTTCAAGAAGGAACGCCACACAGACCAAGCTTCCATGCCTGATGACACAG CTGCCCAGAAGGTGAGCCACCTTATGGGCATGAATGTCACTGAATTCACCAGGGCCATCCTGTCACCCAGGATCAAGGTGGGCAGAGACTACGTCCAAAAGGCTCAGACCCAGGAGCAAGCAGAGTTTGCGGTGGAAGCCCTGGCCAAGGCCACATATGAGAGGATGTTCCGCTGGCTTGTCATGAGGATCAACAAAGCGCTGGACAAGACTAAGAGACAAGGAGCCTCTTTCATCGGCATTCTAGATATCGCTGGTTTTGAGATCTTTGAG TTAAACTCCTTCGAGCAGCTGTGCATCAACTACACCAatgagaagctgcagcagctcttCAATCACACCATGTTCAtcctggagcaggaggaatACCAGAGGGAGGGCATCGAGTGGAGCTTCATCGACTTCGGACTGGACCTGCAGCCCTGCATTGATCTCATTGAGAAACCT GCCAGTCCTCCTGGTATCCTGGCTTTGCTGGACGAGGAGTGCTGGTTCCCTAAAGCCACCGACAAAAGCtttgtggagaaggttctgcTGGAGCAGGGCTCTCACCCCAAGTTCTTTAAGCCGAAGAAACTGTCGGATGAAGCAGATTTTTGTATCATCCATTATGCTGGCAAG gTGGACTATAAAGCTGATGAGTGGCTGATGAAAAACATGGACCCCTTGAACGACAACGTGACTACCTTGCTCAACGCGTCCACTGACAAGTTTGTGTCTGAGCTCTGGAGGGATG TGGACCGCATCGTGGTTCTGGATAAGGTAACTGGCATGACAGAGATGCAGAGTGGCATGAGGCCACGCAAGGGCATGTTCCGCACTGTGGGTCAGTTGTACAAAGAGCAGCTGTCGAAACTCATGGCCACCTTGAGGAACACAAACCCCAACTTTGTTCGATGCATCATCCCCAACCACGAGAAAAAG GCCGGTAAACTGGATCCCCACCTAGTTCTGGACCAGCTGAGGTGTAATGGTGTGTTAGAGGGCATCCGTATCTGCAGACAGGGTTTCCCCAACCGCATTGTCTTCCAGGAGTTCAGACAGAG GTATGAAATCCTCACTCCTAACGCCATTCCCAAAGGCTTCATGGATGGAAAACAGGCCTGTGAGCTGATG ATCAGAAGCCTGGAGCTGGATCCCAACCTGTTCCGCATTGGGCAGAGTAAAGTGTTCTTCAGGGCAGGAGTCCTTGCTCATCTGGAAGAGGAGAGGGACATGAAGATCACAGACATCATCATTAGTTTCCAGGCCTGGTGCAGAGGTTATTTGGCCCGCAA GGCTTTTGCCAagagacagcagcagctgaCTGCAATGAAGGTGATCCAGAGGAACTGTGCTGCTTATCTTAAACTCAGGAACTGGCAGTGGTGGAGGCTCTTCACTAAG GTTAAGCCTTTGCTGCAAGTCAGCAGGCAGGAGGAAGAGATGCTGGCTAAGGATGAGGAGCTGAATAAAGTGAAGGAGAAGCACTTGTATGCTGAGCAGCAGCTCCGGGATATGGAggaaaagcagcagcag ATGAATGCCGAGAAGATGGCCTTGCAGGAACAACTTCAGGCAGAAACGGAACTGTGTGCTGAGGCTGAGGAGATGAGAGCCCGTCTGGCTGCCAAGAAGCAGGAGCTAGAGGAGATCCTTCATGACCTGGAGGCccgggtggaggaggaggaagagcgtgCTTCTCATCTGTtgtcagagaaaaagaaaatgcagcaAAATATTGGT GActtggagcagcagctggatgaagaggaggcagccAGACAGAAGCTCCAGCTGGAGAAGGTCACCTTGGAGGCcaagatgaagaagatggaAGAGGATGTTATGGTTACAGAGGATCAGAACAACAAGCTTAACAAG GAGAAAAAGTTGCTGGAGGACAGGATTTCTGAGTTCACCACCAACttgtcagaggaggaggagaaatcaAAGAGTCTGCAGAAACTCAAGACCAAACATGAAGCCATGATCACAGACCTGGAGG ACCGCTTGCGCAGAGAGGAGAAGGTGCGACAGGAGCTGGAAAAGAACCGGCGCAAGCTAGATGGTGACTTCACTGAGGTTCAGGACCAGATTGCTGAGCTCCGTGCCCAGATTGCTGAACTCCGTGCCCAACTTGCTGCAAAAGAGGAAGAGCTTCAGAAAGCTCTGGCAAG GATTGAGGAGGAGGCGGCACAAAAGAACCTGGCCCAGAAGAAGATCCGTGAGCTTGAGGCACAGCTCTCTGAACTGCAGGAGGATTTAGAGCTGGAGAAGCAGGCCCGTATGAAGGCAGAGAAACATCGCCGGGACCTGGGAGAAGAGCTGGAGGCCCTCAAAACAGAACTGGAGGACACTCTGGACTCCACTGCTGCTCAGCAAGAACTAAG GGCCAAGCGGGAGACGGAGATGGGCCAACTTAAGAAGACTTTGGAAGATGAGGCCAAGTTTCATGAGTACCAGGTGGCTGAAATGAGACAGAAACATTGCCAGGCCTTTGATGAGCTCAATGAGCAGCTAGAGCAAGCTAAGCGG AACAAAGCGTCCATGGAGAAGGCCAAACAGGCTGTTGAGTCAGAGAGGAACGAGCTCAACATTGAGGTGCAGACACTGATGCAGGGTAAAGGAGAGTCTGAGCATCGCAGGAAGAAGGCGGAGGGCCAGGTCCAAGAACTGCAAATCAAACTGGCAGAGACCGAACGCCAGAGGATGGAACTGGCTGAGAAACTGTCCAAAACACAG aatgaactggAAAGTGTGAACGTCATGCTCAGCGATGTGGAGGGCAAATCCATCAAGGCAACGAAAGACTGCAGTGCTGTGGAATCTCAGCTGCAGGACGTCCAG GAACTCCTGCAGGAAGAGACACGTCAGAAACTGTCTCAAAGCACTCGTCTGCGGCAGATGGAGGATGAACACAACAACCTCCGAGAACAgttggaagaggaagaagaagcaaaGAGAAACTTGGAGAAGCAGCTTGTAACCGTTCAGACTCAG CTTAACGATTTGAGGAAGAAGGTTGAACAGGAAGCTGGTTTCCTGGAGAACGCCGAGGAAGGGAAGAAAAAGATTCAAAGGGACCTTGAGGGAACAAACATGCGTctggaggagaaatgtgctgctTATGAGAAGCTGGACAAAACCAAGACGCGTCTCCAGCAGGAGTTGGATGACATGATCATAGACCAGGATCATCTGCGACAGATTGTCTCCAACctggagaagaagcagaagaagtttGACCAG ATGCTGGCAGAGGAGAAGAACATCTCTGCTCGCTACGCAGAAGAACGTGACCGAGCTGAAGCTGATGCCCGCGAGAAGGAGACCCGCGCTCTGGCTTTAACCCGTGAACTGGACACTCTGATGGACATGAAGGAGGAACTGGACCGTAACAACAAACTGCTGCGGGCTGAAATGGAGGATCTGGTGTCCTCAAAGGATGATGTTGGCAAGAAT GTCCACGAGCTGGAGAAGGCCAAGCGTTCtatggagcagcagctggaggagatgaagactcagctggaggagctggaggatgagCTGCAGGCCACAGAGGATGCCAAACTGCGTCTGGAGGTCAACATGCAGGCCATGAAGGCCCAGTTTGACAGAGACCTGGCAGGGCGTGATGAGATGGGCGAGGAGAAGAAGAGGTCACTGATCAAACAG GTCCGTGAGATGGAAATGGAGCTGGAGGATGAGAGGAAGCAGCGATCTGCAGCGGTGGCCGCACGGAAGAAGCTGGAGCTGGACATGAAGGAGCTGGAGGCAGGCATTGACATGTCCAACAAGACTCGAGACGAGGCCCTGAAACAGCTGAAGAAACTCCAA GCCCAGATGAAGGATCTGATCCGGGAGCTGGATGATACTCGCATGTCCAGAGAAGACATCCTTGCTCAAAGCAAGGAGGCTGAGAAGAAGCTGAAGGCCATGGAGGCTGACATGCTCCAGATGCAGGAG GAGCTGGCGGCTGCAGACAGAGTAAAGAGACAGTCTCAGCAGGAGAGAGACGAACTCCAGGATGAGATTAACAACCAAGCTGCCAAGAG TGCTCAAGtcgcagaggagaggagacgccTGGAGGCTCGCATTGCTCAACTGGAGGAAGAGCTGGAAGAGGAGCAGTGCAACACTGAGCTGACCAATGACAGGCTGAAGAAGGCAATGCTGCAG aCTGACCAGATGAATGTGGAGCTGACAGCGGAGCGCAGCACCTCTCAGCGTGTGGAAGGCGCTCGTTCCCAGCTGGAGCGTCAGAACAAGGAGCTGAAACTGAAGCTGCAGGAGTTGGAGGGAACCATCAAGTCCAAGTACAAGGCCAATATGGCTACCCTGGAGGCAAAGATCgctcagctggaggagcagctggacaTGGAAACCAG GGAGAGGCAGGCTGCCACCAAACTTGTGAGGCGCACCGAGAAGAAACTGAAGGAGGTTATCCTGCAGGTGGATGATGAGAGACGCAACGCAGAGCAGCACAAGGACCAG GTTGACAAGCTGAACTCCCGCATGAAGCAGCTGAAGCGTCAGCTTGAGGAGGCCGAGGAAGAGGCTCAGAGAGCGAACGCCAACCGAAGGAAGCTGCAGAGGGAGCTGGAGGACGCCACAGAGTGTGCAGACGCCATGAACCGTGAAGTCTCCACTCTGAAGAGCAAGCTCAG acgTGGTGACTTGCCTTTCCCCGTACGCCGCTTCCCCCGCACTGGCGTGGAAAGCGACGAGGAGAGCGAGCCAAAGAGCGAGACCTCTGAAACCAAGCCTGAATGA